In Salvelinus alpinus chromosome 30, SLU_Salpinus.1, whole genome shotgun sequence, a single genomic region encodes these proteins:
- the LOC139559805 gene encoding protein THEM6-like produces the protein MLLCALGGLLLLFSCLDVWYFLRGVVVVVQAWFQPPVWDVLAEQSVAGRVLPHDLDYMGHMNNARYLRECDFARFHYYMRNGIFKALRTLKATMVVGASTIRYRRSLAFGEAFDLRTRIVAWDDKSFFVEQRFVSQGDGFISAVMLCRQNVLRSNPESILQLLCKRKVECPDYPEDLQHWISFISASSQALRAQSGLEDKTGAQEDKDK, from the exons ATGTTGCTGTGTGCTCTCGGGGGCCTGCTGCTGCTCTTCTCCTGTCTGGATGTGTGGTACTTCCTGcggggtgtggtggtggtggtgcaggCCTGGTTCCAACCCCCGGTCTGGGACGTCCTGGCAGAGCAGAGTGTTGCTGGGAGGGTCCTACCTCATGACCTGGACTATATGGGTCACATGAATAACGCCAGATACCTGCGGGAGTGTGACTTCGCCAG GTTCCACTACTACATGCGGAACGGGATCTTTAAGGCCCTACGGACCCTGAAGGCCACCATGGTGGTGGGGGCCTCCACTATTCGCTACCGACGCTCGCTGGCCTTCGGGGAAGCATTTGACTTGCGCACTCGCATCGTGGCATGGGACGACAAGTCGTTCTTCGTGGAGCAGCGGTTTGTCTCCCAGGGCGACGGGTTCATCTCCGCGGTGATGCTATGCAGACAGAACGTTCTCCGTAGCAACCCTGAGAGCATCCTACAGCTGCTCTGCAAGAGGAAG gtGGAGTGTCCCGACTACCCTGAGGATCTGCAGCATTGGATCAGCTTCATCTCAGCCAGCAGCCAGGCCCTGAGAGCCCAGAGTGGACTAGAGGACAAGACTGGAGCACAGGAAGACAAAGACAAGTGA